The following proteins are co-located in the Apium graveolens cultivar Ventura chromosome 5, ASM990537v1, whole genome shotgun sequence genome:
- the LOC141660937 gene encoding uncharacterized protein LOC141660937: MKTNICFLTFELFFFLLLFFTPLASVRAHCPPCPVCPPCPGSSSPSSDSKSSSSSSTLTSTPPSPSDSQSPPSDSTSSHSSKSSDSHSSSSSSSTSTPPSPSHSQSPPSDSTSSHSKSSGSHSSSSSSSKSTPTSPSHSQSPPSDSTSSHSKSSGSHSSSSSSSTSTPAPAQAPPNPIPPPSQQPPPSPPSPDSSTPSSDHSPPSSSTSQSPSDSSAPPSSSQSPPGKPAHSSSHYSSSSSSGQSSSGSSTPSSSQSTPSSSSSQSSPGSSLPSSSHSPPSSSTPSSDQSSSSSSSSQSSTSSTSSQSHSNSSTPSSAQSSSDSSSNQSPPDSSTPSSGQSPPSLPPTEPPPTSSTPSSAQSSSDSSSNESPPDSSTPSSGESPPSLPPTEPPPTSSTPSSDQSAPNPSQSDSPQSSPPSEPPPTSSTSSSPQSETPPSADSPTSSSNAELNSSASSTSNSDVKINSSTSNSEAHSSSPSTSSMSLSFSFKGSFSKVFAFGGSYTDTGNAQAMGALSQFFFGAHSPYGKIGFGKPANRMCDGRLVLDFLCESLALPPPQPFKSLTANFSVGVNFAVAGATSLQSDIFAKYRIGQNLAWKMHLSMKMQIDWFNTYYQQQICKGQDLNSCNPDFENALFWIGELGVNDYSRSFKTSISMQMLTDSCILHINQLLRTLLQNGAKYIVVQGLPPVGCLASDVSLCPLKNLDKMGCVTIINTAIMMHNQILQKKIEGFQKQYPDRAILYGDSWNAYMTILSNRQKYQIEEPFKACCGAVDGIFNFNQHTFCGFPGTTTCADPSKYVNWDGIHLTEAMHKHITQLLLHEGFCHPSFDTIVKKKLGQ; this comes from the exons ATGAAGACCAATATATGTTTCCTTACATTCGAACTGTTTTTTTTCTTGCTCCTGTTTTTTACTCCACTTGCAAGCGTTAGAGCCCATTGTCCTCCTTGTCCTGTTTGTCCTCCTTGTCCAggatcttcttctccttcatcGGACTCCAAATCATCGTCGTCGTCTTCTACTTTAACATCAACTCCACCATCTCCTTCAGACTCACAATCGCCGCCATCAGATTCCACATCATCACACAGCTCAAAATCATCGGACTCTCATTCATCGTCTTCTTCTAGTTCAACATCAACTCCACCATCTCCTTCACACTCACAATCGCCACCATCTGATTCGACATCATCACACTCAAAATCATCGGGCTCTCATTCATCGTCGTCTTCTAGTTCAAAATCAACTCCAACGTCTCCTTCACACTCACAATCGCCACCATCTGATTCGACATCATCACACTCAAAATCATCGGGCTCTCATTCATCATCGTCTTCTAGTTCAACATCTACTCCAGCACCTGCACAAGCTCCTCCAAATCCAATACCACCACCATCACAACAACCGCCTCCATCTCCACCATCGCCAGATTCATCTACACCATCATCAGACCATTCTCCTCCAAGTTCGTCTACAAGTCAGTCTCCTTCAGATTCTTCTGCACCACCATCCTCAAGCCAGTCTCCTCCTGGCAAACCCGCACATTCTTCAAGCCATTATTCATCAAGTTCATCCTCAGGACAATCTTCATCTGGTTCGTCCACACCTTCCTCAAGCCAGTCTACGCCAAGTTCATCCTCAAGCCAATCTTCTCCAGGTTCATCATTGCCATCCTCGAGTCACTCCCCTCCAAGTTCATCTACACCATCCTCTGACcagtcttcttcaagttcttcCTCAAGTCAGTCTTCTACAAGTTCAACATCAAGTCAGTCACATTCAAATTCATCTACACCATCGTCTGCCCAATCTTCCTCAGATTCATCCTCAAACCAATCTCCTCCAGATTCATCTACACCATCTTCTGGCCAGTCCCCTCCAAGTTTGCCCCCAACCGAGCCTCCTCCAACCTCATCCACACCATCTTCTGCCCAATCTTCCTCAGATTCATCCTCAAACGAATCTCCTCCAGATTCATCCACACCATCTTCTGGCGAGTCTCCTCCAAGTTTGCCCCCAACCGAGCCTCCTCCAACCTCATCCACACCATCCTCTGACCAGTCTGCCCCGAATCCATCCCAAAGCGATTCTCCTCAAAGTTCACCCCCAAGCGAGCCCCCTCCAACCTCATCTACCTCATCATCACCACAATCTGAAACACCACCCTCAGCAGATTCACCAACATCATCTTCAAATGCCGAGCTTAATTCTTCAGCATCTTCAACATCAAACTCTGATGTGAAGATTAATTCCTCAACATCAAACTCTGAAGCACATTCAAGTTCACCATCTACATCATCTATGTCTTTAAGTTTTAGTTTTAAGGGTAGTTTCTCTAAGGTATTTGCTTTTGGAGGCTCATACACAGACACCGGAAATGCTCAAGCCATGGGTGCTCTTTCCCAATTCTTTTTCGGTGCACACTCTCCTTATGGTAAAATTGGGTTTGGAAAGCCTGCCAATCGAATGTGTGATGGTCGCCTCGTTCTTGATTTCCTTTGTGAATCTCTTGCCCTGCCACCTCCGCAACCATTTAAATCTCTAACAGCTAATTTCTCCGTGGGCGTCAACTTTGCAGTAGCTGGCGCAACATCTCTTCAAAGTGACATCTTTGCTAAATATAGGATTGGTCAAAACTTGGCATGGAAAATGCATTTGAGCATGAAGATGCAGATAGACTGGTTTAATACTTATTACCAGCAACAGATATGTAAAGGACAAGACCTTAATTCTTGCAATCCTGATTTCGAGAATGCACTTTTCTGGATCGGTGAGTTGGGGGTGAATGACTACTCTCGTAGTTTCAAAACTTCAATCTCCATGCAGATGCTCACAGATTCCTGTATTCTTCACATCAACCAACTCTTAAGG ACATTGCTGCAAAATGGAGCAAAATACATTGTAGTTCAAGGACTACCTCCTGTAGGGTGCCTGGCATCAGACGTCTCACTATGTCCGCTAAAAAACCTCGATAAAATGGGATGTGTAACGATTATTAACACAGCAATTATGATGCATAACCAAATACTTCAGAAAAAAATAGAAGGATTCCAGAAACAATACCCGGATAGAGCAATCCTTTACGGAGATTCCTGGAATGCATATATGACCATACTTTCAAATCGACAGAAGTACCAAATCGAGGAGCCCTTCAAGGCATGTTGTGGAGCTGTTGATGGGATATTTAACTTCAATCAACACACATTTTGCGGGTTTCCAGGAACAACCACATGCGCAGATCCTAGCAAATATGTCAACTGGGACGGAATTCATCTTACAGAAGCtatgcataaacacataactcaaCTTTTACTGCATGAAGGTTTTTGTCATCCGTCATTTGATACAATAGTAAAGAAAAAACTTGGTCAATAG